In Prunus dulcis chromosome 1, ALMONDv2, whole genome shotgun sequence, the following are encoded in one genomic region:
- the LOC117619829 gene encoding putative protein TPRXL yields MAMARSAFVLFMTVALVAGSALAQQQQQQQQQQQQNQNQGQAPTQAKNQGQAPSATPTSSTTQPPTSANAQSPTAKAPTATPPASTPPPAAKTPTATPAATPSASTQAPQASSPSSAPTTSSSAPTTSSSAPTTSSSAPTTSTSAPTTSTSAPTTSTSAPSSDSPSGGSPPAPPTSSTPASSPATAPAGAATTPAEAPASPSGAVMNRVYAAGSVAAAVIATSFLV; encoded by the coding sequence ATGGCCATGGCTCGCTCTGCTTTCGTCTTGTTCATGACCGTGGCTCTCGTCGCCGGCTCGGCTCTGgctcagcagcagcagcagcagcagcagcagcaacagcagaACCAGAACCAGGGTCAGGCTCCAACCCAGGCTAAGAACCAGGGTCAGGCTCCCTCTGCCACCCCAACCTCCTCTACCACCCAACCACCAACCTCCGCCAACGCCCAGTCACCAACCGCCAAGGCCCCAACCGCCACCCCACCAGCCTCCACCCCACCCCCAGCTGCCAAGACCCCAACCGCCACCCCCGCGGCCACTCCCTCGGCTTCCACCCAGGCGCCTCAGGCCTCATCTCCTTCCTCCGCTCCAACCACCTCATCCTCCGCCCcgaccacctcctcctccgccCCGACCACCTCCTCTTCCGCCCCGACCACATCGACCTCCGCCCCCACCACCTCGACCTCCGCCCCCACCACCTCGACCTCCGCTCCATCCTCCGACTCTCCATCCGGAGGCTCTCCCCCGGCACCACCCACTTCCTCGACACCGGCTTCCAGTCCGGCCACCGCCCCGGCCGGCGCGGCTACCACTCCGGCTGAGGCCCCCGCATCGCCCTCTGGAGCAGTCATGAACAGAGTCTACGCTGCCGGATCTGTGGCCGCGGCCGTCATTGCGACGTCGTTTTTGGTCTAG
- the LOC117614452 gene encoding blue copper protein-like, translating into MAGTGAAIVGMFLVLSMVMMPSCLATVYTVGDSSGWTSGVDYSTWTSGKTFAVGDSLAFNYGSGHTVDEVSGSDYKTCTVGNSITSDSSGATTIPLKAAGTRYFICAVVGHCGMGMKVSVNVVGSGSTAAPSTKGSPSPATSGGNSTVTSPAVTTPSSTGVDNSLSTSPVVALWSICVTWVAICVLILS; encoded by the exons ATGGCAGGCACAGGGGCTGCAATTGTGGGCATGTTCCTTGTACTTTCCATGGTCATGATGCCAAGCTGCTTAGCCACTGTCTACACTGTTGGAGACTCCTCTGGCTGGACTAGTGGTGTTGATTATAGCACTTGGACTAGTGGCAAGACCTTTGCAGTTGGTGATAGCCTAG CGTTCAACTATGGAAGTGGGCACACAGTGGATGAAGTGAGTGGAAGTGACTACAAGACATGCACAGTGGGCAATTCAATCACAAGTGATAGCAGTGGAGCCACCACCATCCCTCTCAAGGCTGCTGGGACTCGTTATTTCATTTGTGCTGTGGTTGGGCATTGTGGGATGGGGATGAAGGTTTCTGTGAATGTAGTAGGGTCAGGATCAACAGCAGCACCATCTACCAAGGGTTCACCGTCACCGGCTACTTCCGGCGGTAACTCTACAGTTACTAGCCCTGCAGTTACCACACCCTCATCAACAGGCGTAGACAACAGTCTTTCTACCTCTCCGGTTGTGGCTTTGTGGAGTATTTGTGTTACTTGGGTTGCTATTTGTGTGTTGATTCTTTCATAA
- the LOC117616783 gene encoding 28 kDa ribonucleoprotein, chloroplastic, which translates to MALLRYPCFLTEQVVHLTPLLSLQNSLQNPQHLSKHTPTTLSLSGSLSSLSLSLPHTHTRSSSITRTKRLSNFVFKFSSTAQEQALDESPVLEAEPEEFSDTRLLAQNVPWTCTPEDIRTLFEKYGTVVDVELAMYNKTRNRGLAFVTMGSPEEALAALNNLESSEMEGRIIKMAYAKPKKTKIPPPSSQPKPVTFNLYVENLPYEARSKDLKELFNSEDCSVVTAEVVFQGNPRRSAGYGFVGFKSKKEAEAALSAFHGKLLMGRRIRVARGKQFVKVPKEESSQLGDESTELNSIVEQVNTDVNDTN; encoded by the exons ATGGCTTTGCTTCGTTATCCTTGTTTCCTCACAGAACAAGTCGTCCATCTAACGCCTCTACTGTCTCTGCAAAACTCTCTGCAAAACCCACAACACCTCTCCAAGCACACACcaaccactctctctctttctgggTCTCTTtcctcactctctctttctctcccacACACCCACACTCGCTCATCTTCCATAACTCGGACCAAAAGGCTGAGCAACTTCGTTTTCAAATTCTCCTCTACTGCTCAAGAACAAGCTCTTGATGAAAGCCCAGTGCTGGAGGCAGAGCCCGAAGAGTTCTCTGATACAAGATTGCTTGCCCAAAATGTGCCTTGGACTTGTACCCCAGAAGACATTCGTACTCTGTTCGAGAAGTACGGCACCGTCGTTGACGTTGAG CTTGCCATGTATAACAAGACCAGAAACAGGGGTTTGGCATTTGTAACAATGGGTTCACCGGAGGAGGCTCTTGCGGCTCTCAACAATCTCGAATCTTCT GAAATGGAGGGTCGTATTATAAAGATGGCTTATGCCAAGCCGAAAAAGACGAAGATTCCCCCTCCTTCTTCGCAACCCAAGCCAGTAACTTTCAATTTGTATGTGGAAAATTTGCCATACGAAGCAAGGTCTAAAGATCTCAAGGAGCTTTTTAATTCAGAGGATTGTAGTGTTGTTACCGCGGAAGTTGTATTCCAAGGTAATCCGAGAAGGTCTGCAGGATATGGATTTGTGGGCTTCAAATCCAAGAAAGAGGCTGAGGCAGCCCTTTCTGCTTTCCACGGGAAG TTGCTTATGGGAAGACGAATTCGTGTGGCCCGTGGTAAACAATTTGTTAAAGTACCAAAAGAAGAGAGTTCACAGTTGGGTGATGAATCTACTGAATTGAATTCTATTGTCGAGCAAGTGAACACAGATGTCAATGATACAAATTGA